The sequence TGCAATATTTTAGTGGCATTTGGACCCTGGATAGCCAGCAGGCAGGTTTTGTCAGAAATATTATGCAGTTCAACATGATGGCTATTGTGCTGGTTAACCCAGTTCCAGTCCTTATCAATATTGCCGGCATTTACGACCAGCATATAAACCTGGTTGGGTTCGATGCAATAGACGAGCAGGTCATCAATGATACCCCCCTGTTCATTGGTGAAGGCACTGTATTGTGCTTTACCTGCCACCAGTTTGGACGCATCGTTGGTTGTGATGCGTTGGATCAGGTCCAGCGCATGTTCACCTTTCAGGATGAACTCGCCCATGTGGCTAACATCAAAAACGCCACAATTGGTCCGAACGGCGGCATGTTCATCATTAATGCCTGAATAGGAAATGGGCATATTGTATCCTGCGAAAGGAGCCATTTTGGCGCCCAGGCTGATGTGCTTTTCGAAAAAGGGGGTATTCTTCATATCATGCAATTGTTTCGGCGGCAAAAGTAGCGGAAAGAGCGGGATAAATTCATACCCTGACGATGCCGTTTTTAATAGCATAGAGTACAAGGCCAACCCGGTTAGCCACATTTAGTTTGGTAAAGAGTGCATCGCGGTGACTGTCAACTGCCCTGGGGCCGATGCCCATTTCCCGGGCAATTTCGCGGTAAGTAAGTTCTGCACAGGAAAGGCGAAGAAAATGCAGCTCTTTCTCGGAAAGCCCGGGGGACACCAGCGGTTGCACCGGGTTGTTTTCGGGGCTGTCGTTGCTGGCAATATATCCAGCCCTGCCAGATAGCGCTTCATTTATGCAAAAGCCAAGGTCACGAATTTCTGTAAGGGCTTTCCTGAATTGCGCAGGATGGCTGTCTTTGACCAGGAAACCCCTGGCGCCGAGGTTCAGCATCCGGATGATCGCCAGGTCATTGTCGAGCATACTTAAAACGAGGACCCTGGTATCGGGTAAGTTTTTCCTGATCCAGGCAGCTGTTTCATACCCATTCATCACCGGCATGTTGATATCGAGCAAAACAATATCGGGGTTGGGATGGGTCTCCAGCTGGTCAATAAAATCCCGGCCATTGCCGGCTTCGAAGATCACCTCAAATCCTTCAAATGTGTTGACCAGGTTGGCAAGCCCCTTTCTCAGGAGGGTATGGTCATCAACCATGGCTATTTTAAGTAGGGTTGTTTGCATATCCGGCAAGACTGCAAATTCGTAAAAAATCCCCAGGCAAAA comes from Flavihumibacter fluvii and encodes:
- a CDS encoding response regulator transcription factor; the protein is MQTTLLKIAMVDDHTLLRKGLANLVNTFEGFEVIFEAGNGRDFIDQLETHPNPDIVLLDINMPVMNGYETAAWIRKNLPDTRVLVLSMLDNDLAIIRMLNLGARGFLVKDSHPAQFRKALTEIRDLGFCINEALSGRAGYIASNDSPENNPVQPLVSPGLSEKELHFLRLSCAELTYREIAREMGIGPRAVDSHRDALFTKLNVANRVGLVLYAIKNGIVRV